The following coding sequences are from one Mycobacterium bourgelatii window:
- a CDS encoding FadD3 family acyl-CoA ligase gives MVLSSADRFGDAEAVVDGTLRLSFVQVVDRIRCAAGAFASIGIEKGDRAAIWAPNSAEWIIAAFGLLTVGGVLVPVNTRFKPDEAGDIIVRSGAKVVLVQKDFLGLDYASGSAVPAGIPVIDLKSDFLASGSPLQRQVSGTDISDIIFTSGTTGRPKGAMLNHRQTLRMYDEWATLADLREGDRYLMINPYFHTFGLKAGLVASFLRGATMLPVPVFDLDTVVDLIARERITMLPGPPTLYHSLLTVSDKSKLSTLRAAVTGAADIPVELVRRIHTELPFQTLMTGYGLTEAGNVTLSRPGDSFTDVATTAGLPCEDVEVRIADDGEVLVRGYSVMQGYLDDPVATAEAIDDDGWLHTGDLGSLDANGRLRINGRKKDMFIVGGFNAYPAEIEGFLLEHPAVAQVAVIGVPDERLGQVGKAFVVPKAEVSEDDLITWCRNRMAGYKAPRSIEFLDALPLNATGKVMKDQLR, from the coding sequence ATGGTCCTGAGCTCGGCCGACCGCTTCGGCGATGCCGAGGCGGTCGTGGACGGGACCTTGCGGCTGAGCTTCGTTCAGGTGGTTGATCGGATTCGTTGTGCCGCAGGGGCATTCGCGTCCATCGGTATCGAGAAGGGCGACCGGGCCGCCATCTGGGCGCCCAACTCGGCCGAGTGGATCATCGCGGCATTCGGATTGCTGACGGTCGGCGGCGTGCTGGTGCCGGTCAACACGCGGTTCAAACCCGACGAGGCGGGCGACATCATCGTCCGCAGCGGGGCGAAGGTCGTCCTGGTCCAGAAGGACTTTCTGGGTCTCGACTACGCCTCGGGTTCAGCCGTTCCCGCCGGAATTCCGGTCATCGACCTCAAATCCGACTTTCTGGCCAGCGGTTCACCGTTGCAGCGGCAGGTGAGCGGCACCGACATTTCGGACATCATCTTCACCTCGGGCACCACGGGACGGCCCAAGGGCGCGATGCTCAATCACCGCCAGACGCTGCGCATGTACGACGAGTGGGCGACGCTGGCGGATCTGCGCGAGGGCGACCGCTACCTGATGATCAACCCGTACTTCCACACCTTCGGGTTGAAGGCGGGACTCGTCGCATCCTTCCTCCGCGGCGCCACGATGCTGCCGGTCCCCGTTTTCGACCTCGACACCGTGGTGGATCTCATTGCGCGCGAGCGCATCACGATGCTGCCCGGCCCGCCGACGCTGTATCACTCGTTGCTGACCGTGTCCGACAAGTCCAAGCTTTCGACATTGCGTGCGGCCGTGACGGGCGCGGCCGACATCCCCGTCGAGCTCGTCCGTCGGATCCATACGGAACTGCCGTTCCAGACGTTGATGACGGGTTACGGGCTCACCGAAGCCGGCAATGTCACGTTGTCGCGGCCCGGCGACTCGTTCACGGATGTAGCGACCACCGCGGGTCTACCCTGCGAAGATGTTGAGGTGCGCATCGCTGACGACGGGGAAGTGCTGGTCCGCGGGTACAGTGTCATGCAAGGCTATCTCGATGATCCCGTTGCCACCGCGGAGGCGATCGATGACGACGGATGGTTGCACACCGGGGACCTCGGCAGTCTGGACGCGAACGGCCGCTTGCGAATCAATGGACGCAAGAAGGACATGTTCATCGTAGGGGGGTTCAACGCCTATCCGGCCGAGATCGAGGGCTTCCTGCTGGAGCACCCCGCCGTTGCGCAGGTCGCTGTGATCGGGGTTCCCGACGAGCGCCTCGGCCAAGTGGGGAAGGCCTTCGTCGTTCCGAAAGCCGAAGTCTCCGAAGATGATTTGATCACGTGGTGCCGCAACCGGATGGCGGGGTATAAGGCGCCACGATCCATCGAGTTCCTCGACGCGCTGCCACTGAACGCCACCGGCAAGGTGATGAAGGACCAACTCCGGTGA
- a CDS encoding fatty-acid--CoA ligase — translation MTDGDIHSMVIASDYRIPDPTRVWPVLQRNQSALSDIGAHHVLVYTSTRDYGRVLVMIGVHSREPIVELLRSRIFFDWFDAVGVDDIPAVFAGEIVDRFVAVPPAAQSVPRVPGVVVAAIASVDDVSTLSAEVNLAMDRFTAAGIRKTWVFQAFDDPREVLILQEFPDEERAREWIDHPDAAAQWMIGAGFGAYPPLFVGRLTDMMRIDTE, via the coding sequence GTGACCGACGGCGACATTCACTCGATGGTGATCGCATCCGATTACCGGATCCCCGATCCGACCCGAGTGTGGCCGGTACTGCAACGAAACCAGTCCGCCCTTTCCGATATCGGCGCCCATCACGTTCTGGTCTATACGTCAACGCGTGACTACGGCCGCGTCCTGGTGATGATCGGGGTGCACAGCCGCGAGCCGATCGTGGAACTGCTTAGGTCGCGCATCTTCTTCGACTGGTTCGACGCGGTCGGCGTCGACGACATCCCCGCCGTTTTCGCGGGCGAGATCGTCGACCGGTTTGTGGCCGTGCCGCCCGCCGCCCAGTCGGTGCCGAGGGTTCCCGGTGTGGTGGTGGCCGCGATCGCTTCGGTGGACGATGTGTCGACGCTCAGTGCGGAGGTCAACCTTGCGATGGACCGGTTCACCGCCGCGGGTATCCGAAAGACCTGGGTGTTTCAGGCCTTTGACGACCCGCGCGAGGTCCTGATCCTGCAGGAGTTTCCCGACGAGGAGCGAGCCAGGGAGTGGATCGACCATCCCGATGCCGCGGCTCAATGGATGATCGGAGCGGGATTCGGCGCTTACCCACCGCTGTTCGTCGGGCGACTCACCGACATGATGCGTATCGACACGGAGTAA
- a CDS encoding lipoprotein LpqH → MGHRTTHLTTHLTTAVGAVFVAALVGACDAQPPTELSSTASVTVDGKNTNVAVVKCSQVQWYRKIHIGGDFAGATVFVDGRGAKPLAESVRIQNMSGFTGMYSQGGQGDANTSVSGKSFTITGTAHGYKFDKPNDPVTASFKITVSC, encoded by the coding sequence ATGGGCCACCGAACCACCCACCTAACCACCCACTTGACCACCGCAGTCGGTGCAGTGTTCGTGGCCGCCCTCGTCGGGGCCTGCGACGCGCAACCGCCGACCGAGCTCTCCAGCACGGCATCGGTCACTGTCGACGGAAAGAACACAAACGTCGCGGTCGTGAAGTGCAGTCAGGTGCAGTGGTATCGGAAGATTCACATCGGCGGCGATTTCGCCGGGGCCACCGTTTTCGTGGATGGGCGCGGAGCCAAGCCGTTGGCCGAGTCCGTGCGCATCCAGAACATGAGTGGCTTTACCGGCATGTACTCGCAAGGTGGCCAGGGTGATGCCAACACGAGCGTGAGCGGCAAATCTTTCACGATCACCGGTACGGCCCACGGCTACAAATTCGACAAACCGAATGATCCCGTTACTGCGAGCTTCAAGATCACCGTCTCGTGCTAG
- a CDS encoding TetR/AcrR family transcriptional regulator has translation MVADISRQSPSRFRFVARSAAQTRILDAALKLIAEHGVGGTSLQMIADAVGVTKAAVYHQFKTKEQIVVALTERELGGLEEALEAAEAHDDFPQAREVLLRRVIDMAIERRGAASTLQFDPVVVRLLAEQEQFQAFIRRLYGVLVDDTSEDARVSAAVLSGAIAVGVMHPLVADVDDDTLRSQLLRITHRLIGASDASRDGTND, from the coding sequence GTGGTTGCTGATATTTCCAGGCAGTCCCCTAGCCGATTCCGTTTCGTCGCGCGCAGCGCAGCGCAGACGCGAATCCTGGACGCTGCCTTGAAATTGATCGCCGAGCACGGCGTCGGCGGCACATCGTTGCAGATGATCGCCGATGCCGTCGGAGTCACGAAGGCGGCCGTCTACCACCAATTCAAGACCAAGGAGCAGATCGTCGTCGCGCTCACGGAACGCGAACTCGGCGGGTTGGAGGAAGCGCTGGAGGCCGCCGAGGCCCACGACGACTTTCCCCAGGCGCGCGAGGTGCTGCTGCGCCGGGTTATCGACATGGCCATTGAGCGGCGGGGCGCGGCGAGCACCCTGCAGTTCGATCCCGTCGTGGTGCGACTGCTGGCCGAGCAGGAGCAGTTCCAGGCGTTCATTCGACGGCTCTACGGCGTCCTGGTCGACGACACCAGCGAGGACGCGCGGGTGTCGGCGGCCGTGCTCTCGGGTGCGATCGCGGTCGGGGTGATGCATCCGCTGGTTGCCGACGTCGACGACGACACGCTGCGCTCGCAGCTACTGCGGATCACCCACCGTCTCATCGGCGCGTCCGACGCGAGTCGTGACGGCACCAACGATTGA
- a CDS encoding MCE family protein, which produces MLTRFVRIQLAIFTIVGTIGVIAMVLVYVQAPTLLGIGRITVTLELPAAGGLYRFSNVTYRGVQLGKVTSVSLTPTGAKATLSLSSSPKVPADFTPCPERPGPPNQCGAYVLSVSAVGEQYVDLRPRSDSPPYLHDGSVISLGKESIPQPVGPMLDKVNALVQSIPKTKLGQLLDETFHGFNGSGYDLGSLFDSTTTISHDANGVADQTKTLTEDAGPLLDSQASTTDAIRTWARSLAGITDVFVQDDASVRTLLQNGPEAANEASRLLEQIKPTLPVLLANLTTIGQIGITYHPSLEQLLVLLPSAVAIEQAAGPENHPEGTAQGDFALTIDDPPICTVGFMPPNTWRSPSDLTDIDTPDGLYCKLPQDSPIGVRGARNYPCMGKPGKRAPTVEICNSDQPYMPLAMRQHVLGPYPLDPNLLSQGIPPDDRVTVNDRIFAPVEGTPLPPGAVPRGATPGPRGENPPPDTVAAAVPPMPSTPLPGVATDLSPIAPLDVPSAAELPAPPAAPAAPPAPSAAPSAFGGGGAGPSIAFARYDPHTGRYVGPDGKLYQQSDLVDPKAPKSWKDMLPT; this is translated from the coding sequence ATGCTGACTCGCTTCGTCCGGATTCAGCTGGCGATCTTCACGATCGTCGGGACCATCGGCGTGATTGCGATGGTGCTTGTCTACGTCCAAGCGCCGACCCTATTGGGCATCGGCCGGATCACGGTGACGCTGGAACTGCCGGCCGCCGGCGGGCTGTACCGGTTTTCCAACGTGACCTACCGTGGGGTTCAACTCGGCAAGGTCACCTCGGTGAGTTTGACGCCGACCGGGGCGAAAGCCACACTGTCGCTTAGTAGTTCACCTAAGGTCCCCGCTGACTTCACGCCGTGTCCAGAGCGCCCGGGTCCCCCTAATCAGTGTGGTGCGTATGTGCTCAGTGTCTCCGCGGTGGGTGAACAGTACGTGGACTTGCGGCCCAGGAGCGATTCGCCGCCCTACCTACACGACGGTTCGGTCATCTCGTTGGGCAAGGAATCGATTCCGCAGCCGGTCGGGCCGATGCTGGACAAGGTCAACGCTTTGGTCCAAAGCATCCCGAAGACCAAGCTCGGCCAACTGCTCGACGAGACCTTCCATGGCTTCAACGGTTCGGGTTACGACCTGGGTTCGCTGTTCGATTCCACAACGACGATCTCCCATGACGCCAACGGCGTCGCCGATCAGACCAAAACCCTCACCGAAGACGCTGGGCCACTGCTGGATTCGCAAGCAAGCACCACCGATGCGATCAGAACGTGGGCGCGCAGCCTCGCGGGGATCACGGACGTATTCGTGCAGGACGATGCCAGCGTTCGCACTCTGCTGCAAAACGGACCCGAGGCGGCGAACGAAGCATCCCGGCTGCTCGAACAAATAAAACCGACGTTGCCGGTGTTGCTCGCCAACCTCACTACCATCGGGCAGATCGGCATCACTTACCACCCATCGCTGGAGCAGCTGCTGGTCTTGCTGCCGTCGGCGGTTGCTATCGAGCAGGCCGCTGGCCCGGAGAACCATCCCGAGGGCACGGCCCAAGGCGACTTCGCGCTCACCATCGACGATCCCCCTATTTGCACGGTCGGTTTCATGCCGCCCAACACATGGCGATCCCCGAGCGACCTCACCGACATCGACACACCGGACGGGTTGTATTGCAAACTCCCGCAGGACTCACCGATCGGGGTCCGCGGTGCACGCAACTATCCCTGCATGGGTAAGCCGGGCAAGCGCGCACCCACCGTTGAAATCTGCAACAGCGACCAGCCCTACATGCCGCTGGCGATGCGCCAGCACGTCCTCGGTCCCTATCCGCTGGACCCGAACCTGCTCTCCCAGGGCATCCCGCCCGATGACCGGGTTACCGTCAACGACCGGATCTTTGCCCCGGTGGAGGGAACGCCGCTGCCGCCGGGGGCGGTGCCGCGCGGCGCAACGCCGGGGCCGCGGGGAGAGAATCCACCGCCGGACACCGTCGCCGCGGCTGTTCCGCCGATGCCGTCGACACCCTTGCCGGGCGTGGCGACCGACCTTTCGCCCATAGCGCCACTCGACGTACCTTCAGCCGCGGAGCTTCCCGCGCCACCCGCAGCCCCAGCGGCGCCCCCTGCTCCGAGTGCCGCGCCAAGCGCGTTCGGTGGCGGCGGGGCGGGGCCGTCCATCGCGTTCGCCCGGTACGACCCGCACACGGGACGTTATGTCGGTCCGGACGGGAAGCTGTACCAGCAGTCGGATCTCGTTGACCCGAAGGCGCCCAAGTCGTGGAAGGACATGCTGCCCACCTGA
- a CDS encoding amidohydrolase family protein — MGQLSHREDVPFPIFDADNHLYEPPEALTKFLPKAYKDYVQYVQINGRTKIAIRGHISNYIPNPTFEVVARPGAWEEYFKYGNPDGKSKRELFGEPMRAIPAFFEPGPRLEKMNELGLDRTLMFPTLASLLEERLRDDPVAIHVLVHALNEWLDEVWGFNYQNRIFTTPVITLPIVEKAIEELEWAVKRGARAILIRPAPVPGFRGPRSFAVPEFDPFWERVVEYDVLVGMHSSDSGYSRYTSEWDGAEQEMLPFQTNAMGILNEWRPIQDAVGSWVIHGALYRHPKLKVAIVEAGSKWMTPLLDGLAEVYRKAPEVFPSDPVEMVKNRIHVSPFFEDGIDDLINLVGVDQVLYGSDWPHPEGLAEPTYYVNALSHLPVDDQAKIMGGNLSRLVTV; from the coding sequence ATGGGCCAGTTGTCGCACCGGGAAGACGTCCCGTTTCCGATCTTTGACGCGGACAACCATCTTTACGAGCCGCCCGAGGCCCTGACCAAGTTCCTGCCCAAGGCGTACAAGGACTACGTCCAGTACGTGCAGATCAATGGGCGCACCAAGATTGCGATCCGCGGCCACATCAGCAATTACATTCCCAACCCGACCTTCGAGGTCGTCGCCCGGCCGGGCGCCTGGGAGGAGTACTTCAAGTACGGCAACCCGGACGGCAAGAGCAAGCGCGAGCTGTTCGGCGAGCCGATGCGGGCGATCCCGGCGTTCTTCGAGCCCGGTCCGCGCCTGGAGAAGATGAACGAGCTGGGTCTGGACCGCACCCTGATGTTCCCGACGCTGGCCAGCCTGCTCGAGGAGCGGTTGCGCGACGACCCCGTCGCCATCCACGTTCTGGTCCACGCGCTGAACGAGTGGCTCGACGAGGTCTGGGGCTTCAACTACCAGAATCGGATCTTCACCACCCCGGTCATCACGCTGCCGATCGTCGAGAAGGCGATCGAGGAGTTGGAATGGGCCGTCAAGCGCGGCGCCCGCGCCATCCTGATCCGCCCGGCGCCGGTCCCGGGCTTCCGCGGTCCCCGGTCGTTCGCGGTGCCCGAATTCGACCCGTTCTGGGAGCGCGTCGTCGAGTACGACGTGCTGGTCGGCATGCATTCCAGCGACAGCGGTTACTCCCGGTACACCTCCGAGTGGGACGGCGCCGAGCAAGAAATGCTGCCGTTCCAGACCAACGCGATGGGCATCCTCAACGAATGGCGGCCGATTCAGGATGCGGTGGGTTCGTGGGTGATCCACGGCGCGCTCTACCGCCACCCGAAGCTGAAGGTCGCCATCGTCGAGGCCGGCTCGAAGTGGATGACCCCGCTGCTGGACGGCCTGGCCGAGGTCTACCGGAAGGCGCCGGAAGTTTTCCCGAGCGACCCCGTCGAGATGGTCAAGAACCGGATCCACGTGAGCCCGTTCTTCGAAGACGGCATCGACGATCTGATCAACCTCGTTGGTGTGGACCAAGTGCTGTACGGCTCGGACTGGCCACACCCGGAAGGGCTGGCGGAGCCGACGTACTACGTCAACGCGCTGTCGCACCTGCCGGTCGACGACCAAGCGAAGATCATGGGCGGGAACCTGTCTCGGCTCGTCACGGTTTGA
- a CDS encoding enoyl-CoA hydratase/isomerase family protein produces MVDLEFDSLVPGLAVLTIDRPHARNAIALDTMQQLEEALDAAAGAQALVITGAGDRAFVSGGDLKELAALRTVEDASAMAKRMRSICDQLAGFPAPVIAAMNGHAFGGGAEVAVAADIRVAADDIKIAFNQVTLEIMPAWGGAERLAAIVGKGRALLLAGSGTTLDAAEAERIGLLDLVLPRASFDEGWRSVARSLARHPATEIKRVISGVSPDEAIASFARLWVADAHWQAAERVMNRTARPRPEAGGTT; encoded by the coding sequence ATGGTGGACCTGGAATTCGACTCTCTTGTTCCGGGACTGGCTGTGCTCACCATCGATCGACCCCACGCGCGCAATGCGATCGCGTTGGACACCATGCAGCAGCTAGAAGAGGCCCTCGATGCCGCCGCCGGCGCTCAAGCACTGGTCATCACCGGCGCCGGCGATCGGGCTTTTGTATCGGGCGGCGACCTCAAGGAGCTGGCCGCGCTGCGGACCGTAGAAGACGCCTCGGCGATGGCCAAACGGATGCGGTCGATATGCGATCAGCTGGCCGGCTTCCCAGCGCCGGTGATCGCCGCGATGAACGGCCACGCTTTTGGCGGCGGCGCCGAAGTAGCTGTCGCCGCCGACATTCGGGTGGCCGCCGACGACATCAAGATCGCCTTCAATCAAGTGACGCTGGAAATCATGCCCGCCTGGGGCGGTGCCGAACGTCTCGCCGCGATTGTCGGAAAGGGCAGGGCACTGCTGCTGGCGGGCAGTGGAACCACCCTCGATGCCGCCGAGGCCGAGCGGATCGGCCTGTTGGACCTGGTGTTGCCCCGCGCATCGTTCGATGAGGGATGGCGCTCGGTGGCGAGGTCGCTGGCCCGCCACCCGGCGACGGAAATTAAGCGTGTAATCAGCGGAGTTTCGCCCGACGAGGCGATAGCATCCTTTGCACGATTGTGGGTTGCCGACGCACACTGGCAGGCCGCAGAGCGAGTGATGAACCGCACCGCCCGGCCGCGCCCGGAAGCCGGAGGAACGACATGA
- a CDS encoding cytochrome C oxidase subunit IV family protein: protein MEIRFNKRLLIAWLVLASLTLAYLWIDHSVDGSPGPSVVVTLSVIAIALIKVRIIFREFMEVRHAPAVLCRLTDAWVVLVGVSLFSCYIVGSTLG, encoded by the coding sequence ATTGAGATCAGGTTCAACAAGAGGCTGCTGATTGCTTGGTTGGTCCTGGCGTCGTTGACGCTGGCCTATCTGTGGATCGACCACTCTGTCGATGGATCGCCTGGGCCCAGTGTGGTGGTCACGTTGAGCGTGATCGCCATCGCTCTGATCAAGGTGCGCATCATCTTTCGGGAGTTCATGGAAGTGCGCCACGCCCCTGCCGTGCTGTGCCGCCTGACTGACGCCTGGGTGGTGCTGGTTGGCGTGAGCCTATTCAGCTGCTACATCGTCGGGTCGACACTCGGGTAG
- a CDS encoding cytochrome c oxidase subunit 3 family protein, whose amino-acid sequence MTDVAGTDKRARFVPGQPDMWAFVLFETLVFTGYFGIYLFYRARSPELFLHSQAHLDLRIGVFNTLVLLLSSWSVARCVQSSRAGAYPAALRDVYITATCAAIFLFFKVFEWVRLGGSGNGPDSADFFTYYFFLTGIHFVHLLIGFVVLGVIVYQLRSPARRSQELVETCATYWHTVDFLWVLIFALLYVVR is encoded by the coding sequence ATGACGGATGTCGCAGGAACCGACAAGCGGGCCAGATTCGTGCCCGGCCAGCCCGACATGTGGGCCTTCGTGTTGTTCGAAACGCTGGTTTTCACAGGGTATTTCGGCATCTATCTGTTTTATCGTGCCCGCAGCCCGGAGCTGTTCCTGCACTCGCAGGCGCATCTGGACCTACGCATCGGCGTTTTCAACACCCTCGTCTTGCTGCTGAGTTCCTGGTCGGTGGCGCGGTGTGTCCAGTCGTCGCGTGCCGGGGCCTACCCGGCGGCGCTGCGAGATGTCTATATCACCGCCACATGCGCCGCAATCTTCTTGTTTTTCAAGGTTTTCGAGTGGGTCCGGTTGGGAGGCTCGGGAAACGGGCCGGACAGCGCCGACTTCTTCACCTACTACTTCTTCCTTACCGGAATCCACTTCGTGCACTTGTTGATCGGGTTCGTCGTCCTCGGGGTCATCGTCTATCAACTCCGGAGTCCGGCCCGCCGATCCCAGGAGTTGGTCGAAACGTGCGCCACCTACTGGCACACCGTCGACTTCCTCTGGGTGCTCATTTTCGCGCTGCTGTATGTGGTGAGGTGA
- a CDS encoding cytochrome P450 has product MTSTFESIDFFTDPSLVPDPHPYFDYLRSQNPVLQLPHYGVVAVTGYEEATEVYKDPETFSNIVALGGPFPPLPFQPDGDDISAQIEEHRSYFPMFEHMVTMDPPEHTKARSVLSKLLTPSRLKQNEEFMWRLADRQLDEFLSNGQCEFISEYSKPFATLVIADLLGVPEDDHRDFRNVLGAGQVGSLDHASVGINPLEWLDDKFSAYIEDRRRDPRDDVLTPMATAKYPDGSTPDVIEVVRTATFLFAAGQETTAKLLSAALRVLGDRPDIQQQLRDDRSLIPNFIEESLRIESPVKCDSRLTRRATTVGDVDIPAGTVVMVLPGAANRDPRRFDDPHEFRLDRKNVREHMAFARGVHSCPGGPLARVEGRVSLERILDRMADISINEAKHGPADNRQYTYEPTYILRGLSELHITFTPTG; this is encoded by the coding sequence ATGACCAGCACCTTCGAATCGATCGACTTCTTCACCGACCCATCCCTGGTGCCCGATCCGCACCCCTACTTCGACTACCTGCGCAGCCAGAATCCGGTCCTCCAGCTGCCGCACTACGGCGTCGTGGCGGTGACCGGCTACGAGGAAGCCACCGAGGTCTACAAGGACCCCGAGACGTTCTCGAACATCGTGGCGCTCGGGGGCCCGTTCCCGCCGCTGCCGTTCCAGCCCGACGGCGACGACATCAGCGCGCAAATCGAAGAACACCGCAGTTATTTCCCGATGTTCGAGCACATGGTCACCATGGATCCGCCGGAGCACACCAAGGCGCGGTCGGTACTGAGCAAGCTGCTGACGCCGAGCCGACTCAAGCAAAACGAGGAGTTCATGTGGCGCCTCGCCGACCGGCAGCTCGACGAGTTCCTCAGCAACGGCCAGTGCGAGTTCATCTCCGAATACTCCAAACCCTTTGCCACGCTGGTCATCGCCGACTTGCTCGGTGTTCCCGAAGACGACCACAGGGACTTCCGTAATGTCTTGGGCGCCGGCCAGGTCGGCTCGCTTGACCATGCGTCGGTCGGTATCAACCCGTTGGAGTGGTTGGACGACAAGTTCTCCGCCTACATCGAAGATCGGCGACGCGACCCGCGCGACGATGTCCTCACGCCGATGGCCACGGCGAAGTACCCCGACGGCTCCACACCCGATGTCATCGAGGTGGTACGCACGGCCACATTCCTTTTCGCCGCGGGTCAGGAGACCACGGCCAAGCTGCTCAGCGCCGCGCTGCGGGTGCTCGGCGACCGGCCCGACATCCAGCAACAGTTGCGCGATGACCGCAGCCTGATCCCGAACTTCATCGAGGAATCGCTGCGTATCGAAAGTCCGGTCAAGTGTGATTCGCGGCTGACCCGACGGGCGACCACGGTCGGCGATGTCGACATCCCGGCCGGCACGGTGGTGATGGTGCTACCGGGTGCCGCCAACCGCGACCCGCGCCGGTTCGATGACCCGCACGAATTCCGCCTGGACCGCAAGAACGTCCGCGAGCACATGGCGTTCGCGCGCGGTGTGCATTCCTGCCCGGGCGGCCCGCTCGCCCGCGTCGAGGGCCGGGTCTCCCTCGAACGCATTCTGGACCGCATGGCCGACATCAGCATCAACGAGGCCAAGCACGGGCCGGCCGACAATCGCCAATACACCTATGAGCCGACGTACATCCTGCGCGGGCTCAGCGAGTTGCACATCACCTTCACGCCGACGGGGTAA
- a CDS encoding twin-arginine translocation pathway signal — translation MTALIIGSLGLAGGTYFFRYEPDSQIGDAAVQQAVRAATEGTVAMLSYSAESLDQDFARAKSHLTGDLLAYYTKFTEETVAPTAKEKRIWASAKVIRAAVSEIRRDSAVVLMFVNQSIETKEQPQPTVTESNVLVTMAKMNGSWLIAKFDPL, via the coding sequence GTGACCGCGTTGATCATTGGTTCGTTGGGACTCGCCGGCGGCACGTACTTCTTTCGGTACGAGCCGGATTCACAGATCGGTGACGCGGCCGTACAGCAGGCGGTCCGGGCGGCCACCGAGGGCACCGTGGCGATGCTGTCATATTCCGCCGAAAGCCTGGATCAGGATTTCGCCAGGGCCAAGTCGCACCTCACGGGTGACCTACTGGCTTACTACACCAAGTTCACCGAGGAGACCGTGGCGCCCACGGCGAAGGAGAAACGAATATGGGCTTCCGCCAAGGTGATTCGCGCAGCCGTTTCTGAGATACGTCGGGATTCGGCCGTCGTGCTGATGTTTGTCAACCAGAGCATCGAAACCAAGGAACAGCCTCAGCCGACGGTAACCGAGAGCAACGTCCTGGTGACGATGGCAAAGATGAACGGCTCCTGGCTGATCGCCAAATTCGACCCCCTCTGA
- a CDS encoding TetR/AcrR family transcriptional regulator yields the protein MRSARRIGAPDAKNRGLLLDAAEQLMIEEGYAAVTSRRLANKAGLKPQLVHYYFRTMEELFVAVVRRRAEEGLQVQAKLLQSPQPLWAIWRYGTDPGFTRISMEFMALANHRKEMRAELAHYAERIREEERKAVAAALERYGVDREDMPPVVCAVLMSSLSRMLVLEQSVGMSAGHAETRELVESYLRRLEGEPQPIEGIPQSWAVHQCRIEQSTPLGPSFETTTTPSTDSSQ from the coding sequence GTGAGATCGGCCCGCAGGATCGGGGCGCCGGACGCGAAGAACCGCGGTCTGCTGCTCGATGCGGCCGAGCAACTGATGATCGAAGAGGGCTACGCCGCCGTGACGTCGCGTCGGCTCGCGAACAAGGCTGGGCTGAAACCCCAGTTGGTGCACTACTACTTCCGCACCATGGAGGAGCTGTTCGTGGCGGTCGTGCGCCGCCGCGCCGAGGAAGGTCTTCAGGTGCAGGCGAAACTGCTGCAATCTCCGCAGCCGTTGTGGGCGATCTGGCGGTACGGCACCGATCCGGGGTTCACCCGGATCTCGATGGAGTTCATGGCGCTGGCCAACCACCGCAAGGAGATGCGAGCCGAACTCGCCCACTACGCCGAGCGTATCCGCGAGGAGGAGCGGAAGGCGGTGGCGGCCGCACTGGAGCGCTACGGAGTTGACCGTGAGGACATGCCGCCGGTGGTGTGTGCGGTGCTGATGAGCAGCTTGTCGCGGATGCTGGTGCTCGAGCAGTCGGTGGGCATGTCCGCCGGGCACGCCGAAACCCGCGAGCTGGTGGAAAGTTATCTGCGCCGCCTCGAGGGCGAGCCGCAGCCGATTGAGGGCATCCCGCAGTCCTGGGCTGTTCACCAGTGCCGGATCGAACAGAGCACGCCCTTGGGGCCGTCTTTCGAGACGACGACGACCCCATCCACCGACAGTTCACAATGA